The Bacillus sp. Bos-x628 genome segment CTGGAAGAAGGCGTGATGACAGTGCAAATATTAGCTGAAACCATCGCTTTACATGAAAATCATCATCTGGCTCAAATCAAAGCCATCATGTTAATGAGTGAATCATCTACATGAGGAGGTATTAATAAATGACGCATCAAGAATTGTTAATTGATGTGAATTTTATCAAGCACGTAATTCTCTATTAGAACAAGCCACTTCTAAAAAAGAACAGAAAAAACCAAAGTGTGAATTATACCGTTCAAATCCTGTCACTAGCGAGAAAAAATAGATAAGCATATGTGAAAAAGCACCT includes the following:
- a CDS encoding DinB family protein; protein product: MYNAQEIKSLINRLKERRSKTLQLLEKDIWDQSGLHLEEGVMTVQILAETIALHENHHLAQIKAIMLMSESST